A stretch of the Fusarium musae strain F31 chromosome 2, whole genome shotgun sequence genome encodes the following:
- the SMD2 gene encoding mRNA splicing protein (EggNog:ENOG41): MSTDPKIHEYEIAQLEEHEFSAGPLSILQTAVRSHVQVLISIRNNRKLLARVKAFDRHCNMVLENVKEMWTETPRLANGKKGRPVNKDRFISKMFLRGDSVILVLLS; the protein is encoded by the exons ATGTCGACGGACCCCAAGATTCA TGAGTACGAGATTGCCCAGCTAGAAGAACACGAGTTCTCTGCCGGCCCTCTATCTATCCTTCAGACCGCCGTTCGATCGCACGTGCAAGTGCTCATCTCCATCCGCAACAACCGCAAGCTCCTTGCGCGTGTCAAAGCCTTCGATCGCCATTGCAATATGGTGCTGGAGAATGTGAAGGAGATGTGGACAGAGACCCCTCGGTTAGCAAACGGGAAGAAGGGTCGCCCGGTGAACAAGGATAGATTCATCAGCAAGAT GTTCCTACGAGGCGATAGCGTCATTCTGGTTCTTCTCAGCTAA
- a CDS encoding hypothetical protein (BUSCO:EOG0926213Q), producing the protein MVQQSKILSSSLGARQLSSEATNIREKRGDDPNDVVFESKYGLRTVMLNRPKKLNSLDASMIRKIVPRLIEWEKSDLANVVVMKGAGEKALCAGGDVTALAKLNSESEDGWQKSAQYFALEYKLDHYIATYKKPYIAFMDGITMGGGVGLSAHAPFRIATEKTVFAMPETTIGFFPDVGASFFLPRMNGSVGTFLALTSERLTGPNVFYSGIATHYLHSTSLPDLEARLAELRFRDSDGLPERLALINQTLEEFCTGLPYDQPITLSGEVRQAIDRCFNKHTVSEIIAALQAERGPTEEWAQKQLKTLHKRSPTAVHVALRQMRVGGEWDIAETFKREHQIATKFMQHPDFTEGVSALLIRKEAPKWQPESLEAIGGTNVAKPFFEYDSNNELALFTDRTFKEYPHRELGVPSEKEIEEILSRGTYTQEQLANKIASSRNGRQGIAEVAKEIIARKTAVNDQGKAVWMADESLPGSRL; encoded by the exons ATGGTCCAGCAATCAAAAATTCTGAGCTCCTCGCTTGGTGCACGACAG CTTTCGTCGGAAGCCACCAATATCCGAGAGAAGCGAGGGGATGATCCAAATGATGTAGTTTTCGAGAGCAAGTATGGTCTACGAACCGTCATGCTCAACCGgccgaagaagctcaactcACTCGATGCCTCGATGATTCGAAAGATCGTGCCCCGACTAATCGAATGGGAAAAGTCTGATCTCGCCAATGTTGTCGTTATGAAGGGTGCCGGCGAAAAGGCCCTCTGCGCTGGAGGTGACGTTACTGCGctcgccaagctcaactCGGAGAGTGAGGACGGTTGGCAGAAATCGGCACAATACTTCGCCCTCGAATATAAGCTGGACCACTACATTGCGACATACAAGAAGCCCTACATCGCTTTCATGGATGGTATCACTATGGGAGGTGGTGTTGGTTTGAGTGCCCATGCCCCTTTCAGGATCGCGACCGAGAAGACTGTCTTTGCCATGCCCGAGACTACAATTGGATTCTTCCCCGATGTTGGCGCTTCgttctttcttcctcgaATGAACGGATCTGTCGGAACCTTCCTTGCGCTTACCAGCGAGCGACTCACTGGCCCCAACGTCTTCTACTCGGGTATTGCCACCCACTACCTGCATTCAACCAGCTTGCCTGATCTAGAGGCACGTCTAGCCGAACTGCGGTTCCGGGACAGCGACGGTTTGCCTGAACGACTGGCACTCATCAATCAAACTCTTGAAGAATTCTGTACCGGTCTTCCGTACGACCAGCCCATAACCCTGAGCGGCGAGGTTCGCCAGGCAATCGACCGATGCTTTAACAAGCACACCGTCAGCGAGATCATTGCTGCCTTGCAGGCTGAGCGGGGTCCAACTGAGGAGTGGGcgcagaagcagctcaagacGCTACACAAGCGATCACCTACAGCTGTGCATGTGGCTCTTCGCCAGATGCGTGTAGGTGGTGAGTGGGATATCGCTGAAACATTTAAGAGGGAGCACCAGATTGCCACCAAGTTCATGCAGCATCCCGACTTCACCGAGGGTGTATCAGCACTGCTCATCCGAAAGGAGGCGCCCAAGTGGCAGCCTGAGTCACTCGAGGCGATTGGAGGCACAAACGTGGCCAAGCCCTTCTTTGAGTACGACTCCAATAATGAACTAGCCCTTTTCACCGATCGCACATTCAAGGAATACCCTCACCGGGAACTTGGTGTGCCatctgagaaggagatcgaggAAATTCTGTCAAGGGGCACATATACCCAGGAGCAGCTGGCCAACAAAATTGCGTCCTCGCGCAATGGACGCCAAGGCATCGCTGAGGTCGCCAAAGAGATTATCGCTCGCAAGACGGCAGTGAATGACCAAGGCAAGGCTGTTTGGATGGCGGATGAGTCGCTCCCTGGAAGCCGACTGTAA
- a CDS encoding hypothetical protein (BUSCO:EOG09261V87): protein MADEIESRFSPNKPLEPDVFSELESIMRLHGLSAEDLFFKWESYCIKLDLDAQALSLEVLRNLKQSIQDELENSHRKVQVKTERKVANTPRGTAKGGDVFGMLDGLVPSTPASGAKLNRGAASGSTVKRKTETPKGLMSSPATGMSEQLKSLNGLPPTSFSDRANPGETVEILNDRLSAAEPPIAPFAEPRIKLTAASDQKKLGYKPLAMKLSEASEILDDRIDNFMALIQQHHKIDENEFGSAAAQSTTEVVAVGRIASDSSEGKLNAASLVLETSRRTGMGLRVPLKMDNIRSWSFFPGQIVAFRGANASGNEFVVKEVLEVPLLPSAASSLSALEGHRGRFRGGPDAMDEDSEPAPLSILYASGPYTADDNLDFEPLHALCCQAGDTYADALVLTGPFLDIDHPLIATGDFDLPEEANFDPDTATMATVFKYLVAPAFNRLAASNPQITIILVPSVRDVLSKHVSWPQDSIPRKELGLPKMVRIVTNPMTLSINELVLGVSSQDVLSQLRSEEVVSRGGGQPGTDLMSRLCRYLVEQRHYFPLFPPTDRSKLPKTGTEDGLATGAGLDLSYLELGEMVNVRPDVMVVPSLLPPFAKVVESVLLINPGCLSKRRGAGTYARMTLYPPPVSNGSSEDMMGHQIYDRARVEIIRI from the exons ATGGCGGACGAAATCGAAAGCCGATTCTCCCCCAACAAGCCGCTTGAGCCTGATGTCTTCAGCGAACTGGAATCCATTATGCGCCTTCATGGCCTCTCGGCCGAGGATCTCTTTTTCAAGTGGGAGTCGTATTGTATAAAATTGGATCTTGATGCTCAGGCCCTTAGTCTTGAAGTTCTCAGGAACCTCAAGCAGAGCATCCAAGATGAGCTCGAAAACAGCCATCGAAAAGTTCAGGTCAAGACCGAGAGAAAGGTAGCCAACACACCGAGAGGCACAGCAAAGGGCGGCGATGTTTTTGGGATGTTAGATGGGCTTGTTCCCAGCACTCCAGCGTCGGGGGCAAAGTTGAATAGGGGTGCTGCGAGTGGCAGTACTGTTAAGAGAAAGACGGAGACGCCAAAGGGGCTGATGAGCTCGCCAGCTACAGGTATGAGTGAGCAGCTCAAGTCGTTGAATGGACTACC GCCCACATCGTTCAGTGATCGAGCAAATCCAGGAGAGACTGTTGAAATCCTCAACGATCGCCTCAGTGCAGCCGAACCACCGATTGCGCCCTTCGCCGAGCCTCGAATAAAGCTCACAGCTGCCTCAGATCAAAAGAAGCTGGGATACAAGCCATTGGCCATGAAACTCTCCGAGGCCAGCGAAATTCTCGATGACCGGATCGACAACTTCATGGCTCTTATACAGCAGCATCATAAGATCGATGAGAACGAATTCGGCAGTGCTGCTGCGCAAAGTACAACTGAGGTCGTGGCTGTTGGCCGTATCGCTTCTGACTCCTCAGAAGGAAAACTAAATGCTGCATCACTGGTTTTGGAAACCTCCAGACGAACAGGGATGGGCTTGCGGGTACCGCTAAAAATGGACAACATCCGCTCATGGAGCTTCTTCCCCGGCCAAATCGTCGCTTTTCGGGGTGCCAACGCCTCAGGGAACGAATTTGTCGTGAAGGAGGTTCTCGAGGTTCCTCTACTTCCTAGTGCTGCATCTTCGCTTTCTGCACTCGAGGGGCATCGTGGGAGGTTCCGTGGTGGTCCTGATGCGATGGACGAAGATTCAGAACCTGCACCTTTGAGCATTCTCTACGCCTCTGGTCCTTATACCGCTGATGATAATCTCGATTTTGAGCCACTCCATGCACTGTGCTGTCAAGCAGGTGATACTTATGCAGATGCGCTTGTCCTCACAGGGCCGTTCCTCGATATTGATCATCCCCTTATTGCCACGGGAGATTTCGATCTTCCTGAGGAGGCAAATTTTGACCCCGATACAGCTACTATGGCAACAGTATTTAAATACCTTGTTGCTCCCGCTTTCAACCGCCTTGCAGCCTCAAACCCGCAAATCACCATCATCCTTGTCCCGTCAGTCCGCGACGTATTGTCAAAACATGTCTCATGGCCTCAAGACTCGATTCCTCGTAAGGAACTCGGCCTTCCCAAAATGGTCCGCATTGTCACGAACCCTATGACTCTTTCGATCAACGAACTTGTCCTTGGTGTCTCATCGCAGGATGTCCTCTCCCAGCTCCGCTCGGAAGAGGTTGTGTCTCGCGGTGGTGGACAACCTGGCACTGATCTCATGAGTCGGTTGTGTCGGTATCTAGTTGAGCAGCGACATTACTTCCCGCTGTTTCCTCCTACAGATCGctctaagttacctaaaacTGGCACGGAAGATGGTTTGGCTACTGGTGCTGGTTTAGATTTGAGCTATCTTGAACTGGGAGAGATGGTGAATGTCAGGCCAGATGTCATGGTCGTGCCGAGTTTACTACCTCCATTTGCAAAA GTCGTCGAGAGTGTCCTCCTTATCAATCCTGGCTGCCTTTCTAAGCGTCGCGGCGCAGGTACCTATGCACGAATGACATTATATCCTCCCCCAGTTTCAAATGGGAGTAGCGAAGATATGATGGGTCATCAAATATACGATCGTGCTCGTGTAGAGATTATCAGAATATAG